Within Paenibacillus albicereus, the genomic segment GGCCGCCGCATGCTCCAGCACCCGGTTATTCCCGGAGATGCGGTACTTCATGGCGACGTTGCGCAGCTTCAACGACTGCTCCTCGATCTCTTTCAGCCGATCCAGATGGAGCGCAGCGTTCGGATAAGCGCCGCTGTCGCCCAAATACTGCACGCGCAAGCACATGATCCGCTTGTGCTCGGCCAGCAGGTGGAACGAGCGCACGTCGCAGGCCACGTCGCTTTGGCTCTGCACGAGCTCGACATGCCGGATCAGCATCGCATAGATGTCCATGCCGAAATGGTCCCGCGACGCGTTTTCAAAGGCGGCGTAGGCGGCGGAGGTGTTTCTGGCGAGCAGATAATCCTCCATCAGACGCGCGATGTGGCCGATATCCAGCAGGTAGGGCCGCTTGGCATGAAAGACGGAGCGCGCGCCAAAGCGGAGCATCTCGATCCCGCTCAAATGATTGTTGAGGTCGGTGCTGGCCGCATGCTCGTAGTCGATCCGGCCGTCGTTGCGCTCGTCCACGCTGATGTAGGCCTGCTCAAGCTCGGCGTAGGGAATTTCCCGGAACTCGTATTTCCCCCCCTCGAAGAAGTCGGCGGCGTGGACGACCTCTCGGACCGAATCATAGCCAAAAAGAAAAATCTCGTGGAAGCGGTGGTAGCGTCGATAATAGTAGGGGTAGGCCTGGATGTAGTAGCTGTTCACCGTCGCTTGGACATACCGTCCGTCGTCGATGCAGCTTTGGACGAAGGAAAGGAAGGAAGGGAACCATCGGCCAAGCGTAGCTCGGCTCAGCTGCTCGTAGTCCACGACGGGACAGACCCGCTGGACATTGTCCGGATAGATCAGCAGATCCAGCGCATACGGCTTGCGGCTGCACTTCAGCTGGATATGGTTGCTGTAGAACCAAGGATAGAATTCCTCATGCATCGACAGCATGGCCATCAAGTTGGTCGGTTGGGGATAGGTCGTCACAAAGGGGTAGCGGATGGGCAGCAGACGTTCGGCCATGATCCTCCTCCTGACGCGCCGCTCGGAAGCTCGCAGCGTCTCGAATTAAAGTTCAGAATATTCAAAAAACAAAGTCCGGCAAGAATCCGGCGCTTGTCCGGCCTCCCGGCTGCGGACGAGAGCCGCTGAACGTCTTGTTCCGCGCATCCCGTCGCAACGGTCGGTCTCACCCCTTGACGGCGCCGGCGCTCAGTCCGCCGACGATGTACTTCTGGAAAAACAGGAACAGCACGGCCGGCGGCAGCAGCGTCATCGACAGGATCGCGAACCGCACGTTCCAGTTGATGGTGGAGCCGGCATAGATGATTTTCGTATAGATCGCCGCGGCGAGCGGCTGCATGTCCTCCTGCATGACGAGGCTGGACCAGTAGAAATCGTTCCAGGTCGTGGAGAACCCGAGCATCGTGATCGTAATGAGGATCGGAATGGACAGCGGAACCGCGATCATCGCGAAGCTCCGCAGCTCGGAAGCGCCGTCGATGCGGGCCGCCTCCAGCATCTCCTTATGGATGCCGTCGAAGAAGTTTTTGAGCAGCATGAGATAGAAGGCATTGGCGCCTGCCGGCAGCCAGAACGCCCAGTACTGGTTCAAGAGGCCGAGATCCTTCAGGTTCAAGAAGTTCGGGATCAGATAGGAAGCGGCCGGGATGAGCAGGGTGCACATGAAGTACAGCGTCACCGCTTTTTTGAACGGCACCCGCATGTGGGCCAAGCCGTAGGCGGCCAAGCCGAGGACGACCAGCGAGAAGACGGTGTTGCCCACGAAGATGAGCAAGGTGTTCTTGAAATGAAGCAGGATGTCCAGGTATCCGAACGATTCCTTGTAATTGCTCCAGTGCCACTCGCTCGGGAAGAACGGCGCGGGGAATTCGAAGAACTCCTGCGTCGACTTGAGCGAGTTGAGCACCGTATTGACGAACGGATACAGCATCGACATCGAGATGAGCGCGATCGCCAGCACCACGAAGCCGTAGATGACCCGGACGGCCGGCTTGCGAAAATCATAGCGGGACATAATGGCCCGATCCTGCTCGGCCTTCATGCGGCATCATCTCCTTTTCTGAGCTTGATCGTGAGCAGCGAGAAGGCGACCAGGAACACGAACATCAAGACGCCCATCGCGCTCGCCTTGCCGAAGTTGAAGAAGGTGAACGCCTCCCGCGTCGTCAGCAGCAAGTACGTCAGCGTGCCGTTGTCCGGGCCTCCGCCGAACATGATGAGCTGGGATTGGAACGCTTGCGAAGTGGAAATCAGCTGCAGCACGAGCAGCAGCAGGATGAGGTTTTTGATGCCCGGCAGGGTCACGTACCGGATCCGTGCCCAGACGCCTGCGCCGTCCAGCTCCGCCGCCTCGTACATGTCCTTCGGAATGGCGGAAAGTCCGGCGATATAGATCAAGGTCGCGCTTCCGAAATTCTGCCAGGTTTCCAGGATGACGAGCGAGAACATGGCGTTCTCTTTGCTGTAGAAGTCAAAGCTCGGCAGGCCCAGGAAGTTCAGGAACGTATTGATCGGGCCGATCGGATCGTAGAACCATTGCCACATGCCGTAGAGCACGATCGCCGGGATGATGCTGGGCAAATACCCGATGATGCGCGCCGGTCCCCGGAACCACTTCAGCTCCGACACCCCGATCGCCATCGCGATCGGCACCCAGAAGCCGATGACGAGCGCCAATCCCATGTAGTACAGCGTGTTTTTGATGGCCGTATAGAAGTCCGGGTTTCCGAGCACGTCTTTGTAATTCTGCCAGCCGACAAAGGTGTTGCCGCTGACGAAATCGACCTGATAGAAGCTGTAGCCGATCCCTTTGGCGATCGGAACCCACAGGAACAGCAAGAAAACGAGCACCGCCGGCAGCAGAAACAGACTTCCCCACCCGTATTTCTTCAATCGCCTGCTCAGGCTTGCATGGGCAAGGGGCGCATCCGCTTTCGCTGGCGCCTGCGGTTGAACTTGCGTTGTCATACCCTTTCTCCTTCCTCTCCCGCGCATTCGCCCGTCCGGGCAATTCAAAAGGGGGACGCCCGGCTTTGTCCGTTCGGCCCCCTTTTGTACCGGTATTATTGAACCTTGACTTTATCGAAGTTTTCCTTCTGCACCTTGGCCGCCGCATCGTCCAGCAGCTTCTGCAGGTCCAGGTCGCCTTTGCTGATGAGCACTTTCTGGATGACGTTCGCCATCTCGGCATAGTAGGCCTGCGTCTCGTATGTCGCTTCCGGCTTCGATTCCATCAGCTGGATCAGTTCAGGGGAGTATTTGTAGACGTTGTCATGCTTGTCGAGCACTTCCTGATACTTCTTGCCGTACTCGGAGTCATCGTTCCAGTAGTTGATGAGCTGCGGGACGTAGACTTGATTTTTGGATTTTTGATCGACGATCTGC encodes:
- a CDS encoding carbohydrate ABC transporter permease gives rise to the protein MKAEQDRAIMSRYDFRKPAVRVIYGFVVLAIALISMSMLYPFVNTVLNSLKSTQEFFEFPAPFFPSEWHWSNYKESFGYLDILLHFKNTLLIFVGNTVFSLVVLGLAAYGLAHMRVPFKKAVTLYFMCTLLIPAASYLIPNFLNLKDLGLLNQYWAFWLPAGANAFYLMLLKNFFDGIHKEMLEAARIDGASELRSFAMIAVPLSIPILITITMLGFSTTWNDFYWSSLVMQEDMQPLAAAIYTKIIYAGSTINWNVRFAILSMTLLPPAVLFLFFQKYIVGGLSAGAVKG
- a CDS encoding carbohydrate ABC transporter permease; the protein is MTTQVQPQAPAKADAPLAHASLSRRLKKYGWGSLFLLPAVLVFLLFLWVPIAKGIGYSFYQVDFVSGNTFVGWQNYKDVLGNPDFYTAIKNTLYYMGLALVIGFWVPIAMAIGVSELKWFRGPARIIGYLPSIIPAIVLYGMWQWFYDPIGPINTFLNFLGLPSFDFYSKENAMFSLVILETWQNFGSATLIYIAGLSAIPKDMYEAAELDGAGVWARIRYVTLPGIKNLILLLLVLQLISTSQAFQSQLIMFGGGPDNGTLTYLLLTTREAFTFFNFGKASAMGVLMFVFLVAFSLLTIKLRKGDDAA